A single genomic interval of Bacillus smithii harbors:
- a CDS encoding MetQ/NlpA family ABC transporter substrate-binding protein produces MVKKAFISILVFILFLSLGGCGKTTVSETKDKKIKVGIRSSELRTWEFIKKKAKKEGLDLELVNFNASVDPNQALAEGDIDVNAFQHIAYLTSFNEKNGTDIVPIGTTIIAPLGLYSKKYKSLDELPKKAKIAVPNDASNWGRALLLLQEAKLIKVVDNFDGNGGVDKIKENPKNIKIIPVDGANTPRVMDDVDASIINNGVAVEAGLYLKDALIHESKTAKPYINVIAARKEDANRPELKKLVKIYQTDEVANFIKKTYKGNYIPTFISLKELKTFKDAYKN; encoded by the coding sequence ATGGTGAAAAAAGCCTTTATATCGATTCTTGTTTTTATTTTGTTCCTTAGTTTGGGAGGGTGCGGAAAAACAACAGTAAGTGAAACGAAAGACAAAAAAATTAAGGTTGGTATTCGCAGTTCAGAATTACGTACGTGGGAATTCATAAAAAAGAAGGCGAAAAAGGAAGGGTTGGATCTTGAATTGGTTAATTTTAACGCTTCGGTTGACCCCAATCAGGCTCTAGCTGAAGGTGATATTGATGTCAATGCGTTTCAGCATATTGCCTATTTAACGAGCTTTAATGAAAAAAACGGTACAGATATTGTCCCGATCGGAACGACGATTATTGCACCGTTAGGTCTTTATTCAAAGAAATACAAATCTCTTGATGAGCTGCCCAAAAAGGCCAAAATCGCAGTGCCAAATGATGCATCGAACTGGGGGCGTGCCTTGTTATTATTGCAAGAAGCAAAGCTGATCAAAGTAGTGGACAATTTTGATGGAAATGGCGGAGTGGACAAAATCAAAGAAAATCCAAAAAACATTAAGATTATTCCCGTTGATGGGGCAAATACTCCGCGAGTCATGGATGACGTTGATGCATCTATTATTAACAACGGTGTAGCGGTAGAAGCAGGATTGTATTTGAAAGATGCGCTCATTCATGAAAGCAAAACGGCTAAGCCTTATATCAACGTGATTGCGGCGCGGAAAGAAGACGCCAACCGCCCTGAGTTAAAGAAACTAGTCAAAATTTATCAAACGGATGAAGTGGCGAATTTCATTAAGAAAACTTATAAAGGCAACTACATTCCAACGTTTATTTCGTTAAAGGAATTAAAAACATTTAAAGACGCTTACAAAAACTAA
- a CDS encoding MetQ/NlpA family ABC transporter substrate-binding protein: MRKFYLLVLFTVLFAILVGCGKNEALVNGKESKGTTEKKTVTLKIGASSTPHAEILEFIKPKLEKEGVKLDIKIINDGILTNEQTANGELDANYFQHTPFLKQTNKDSGLNLVKVVGVHIEPFGVYSKKIKSIDELPKGAKIAIPKDPVNFSRALQLFAANGLIELNESSNTNKNYTVQDIKKNAKKLQFIPVDGPLLVRSLDDVEAAAINTNYALEAGLKPKKDALIIEGDKSPYVNILVARPDNKDSDAIQKLAKALTSPEVKKFIEDKYDGAVVPAF, translated from the coding sequence ATGAGAAAATTTTATTTATTGGTCTTATTCACGGTTTTATTTGCTATTTTAGTAGGTTGCGGCAAAAACGAAGCCCTTGTCAATGGAAAAGAATCAAAAGGTACAACTGAAAAGAAAACAGTAACATTAAAGATTGGAGCTTCATCGACACCACATGCGGAAATTCTTGAATTTATTAAACCAAAGCTAGAAAAAGAAGGTGTAAAGCTTGACATTAAAATCATTAACGATGGCATTCTGACAAATGAACAGACAGCAAATGGCGAGTTGGATGCAAACTATTTCCAGCATACTCCATTTTTAAAACAGACAAACAAAGATAGCGGTTTAAATCTCGTGAAAGTTGTCGGTGTTCACATCGAGCCGTTTGGCGTTTATTCGAAAAAAATCAAATCGATTGACGAACTGCCAAAAGGGGCAAAGATAGCCATTCCAAAGGATCCTGTTAACTTCTCTCGCGCTTTGCAATTGTTTGCCGCCAACGGACTGATTGAATTAAATGAATCTTCAAATACAAACAAAAATTATACCGTGCAAGACATAAAGAAAAATGCGAAAAAACTTCAATTTATTCCAGTTGATGGTCCGCTTCTGGTGCGTTCACTGGACGATGTCGAGGCGGCCGCCATTAATACAAACTACGCTTTGGAGGCGGGGCTTAAACCAAAAAAAGATGCTCTGATCATAGAGGGAGATAAGTCCCCGTATGTCAACATTTTAGTAGCTCGTCCAGACAACAAGGATTCAGATGCGATTCAAAAACTTGCAAAAGCATTAACAAGTCCAGAAGTAAAGAAGTTTATTGAAGATAAATATGATGGAGCTGTTGTTCCGGCATTTTAA
- a CDS encoding methionine ABC transporter permease translates to MEVSPELILQACWETLYMVSVSLVFGALIGLPLGILLVVTRKGHILENTFIFSVLNPIVNILRSIPFIILLVAIIPFTRFLVGTAIGTTAAIVPLVLHIGPYMSRLIENSLLEVDKGIIESAQAMGAAPLQIIFRFLLPEALPSIVLSITTATIGLIGATAMAGAVGGGGLGDLAITYGYQRFSTITIVVTVVILVLLVQVIQSLGNFIERKMRKM, encoded by the coding sequence ATGGAAGTTAGTCCGGAGTTAATTTTACAGGCATGCTGGGAGACGTTGTACATGGTCAGCGTGTCGCTCGTATTTGGAGCATTAATTGGTTTGCCTCTTGGGATTTTATTAGTCGTCACTCGAAAAGGTCATATATTAGAGAATACGTTTATATTTTCCGTTTTAAATCCGATTGTCAATATTTTACGATCGATTCCGTTCATTATTTTGCTCGTTGCGATCATTCCGTTTACGAGATTTTTGGTCGGTACGGCGATTGGGACAACGGCAGCCATAGTTCCGCTTGTCCTTCATATCGGACCGTACATGTCGCGGCTGATTGAAAATTCTCTCCTGGAAGTGGATAAAGGAATTATTGAAAGCGCACAAGCGATGGGCGCCGCTCCATTGCAAATTATTTTCCGCTTTCTGTTGCCGGAGGCGCTTCCTTCTATTGTTTTAAGCATCACAACAGCCACGATTGGCCTCATCGGTGCTACAGCGATGGCAGGAGCAGTGGGCGGAGGCGGTTTAGGTGACTTGGCGATTACCTATGGTTATCAGCGCTTCAGCACAATCACCATTGTGGTCACGGTTGTGATACTAGTTTTGCTTGTGCAGGTCATACAATCACTGGGGAATTTTATCGAGCGAAAAATGAGAAAGATGTAG
- a CDS encoding LLM class flavin-dependent oxidoreductase: MAKKKQIKLAAYLIGTGMHIASWRHPDAKPTASIDVHHFIQLAQTAERGKFDMVFFPDSLAINEDSHPNILNRFDPVVLITAIATATSKIGLVATASTSYGEPYILARQFASVDHISNGRVGWNVVTTGDATGATALNFSRTEHYPHDERYRRAEEFIDVVQGLWDSWEDDAFVFDKEKGVFFDSEKLHTLDYKGQYFSVRGPLNIARSTQGHPVIVQAGSSEPGQRLAARTAEVVFAQRSDLEKAKEFYKNLKSKMSDYGRHSDELSILVGISPIIGETEELAQRKFEELQKLVHPYQALKFLSGYMGNVDFTKYSLDTPVKEVDLPDEINGIQSHYEEIKRIIYTEDLTVGQLYSRLFIGAGRFDSFVGTPEKVAAEMEKWVTEEAADGFILQSPLYPRDLEDFVNHVVPILQERGLFRREYEGDTLRDHLGLQKPINRYTQARQSKLANK, from the coding sequence TTGGCAAAGAAAAAGCAGATTAAATTGGCTGCTTATTTAATTGGAACGGGGATGCATATCGCATCATGGCGGCATCCGGATGCGAAACCGACAGCAAGCATAGACGTCCATCACTTTATCCAACTTGCCCAAACGGCAGAACGAGGTAAATTTGATATGGTGTTTTTCCCCGATAGCTTGGCGATTAATGAGGATTCCCATCCAAACATTTTAAATCGATTCGACCCCGTCGTTTTAATTACAGCGATTGCGACGGCAACATCCAAAATTGGTCTCGTCGCAACGGCTTCAACTTCTTACGGAGAACCGTATATTCTGGCACGGCAATTTGCTTCGGTCGATCATATTAGTAACGGACGTGTTGGCTGGAATGTTGTGACAACGGGAGACGCTACGGGTGCTACGGCGCTAAACTTCAGCAGAACGGAGCACTATCCACACGATGAACGTTATCGAAGAGCTGAAGAATTTATTGATGTTGTTCAAGGACTGTGGGATTCTTGGGAAGATGATGCTTTTGTCTTCGACAAGGAGAAGGGAGTGTTTTTTGATTCAGAGAAGCTCCATACGCTTGATTATAAAGGACAATATTTCTCCGTTCGCGGTCCATTGAACATTGCACGATCGACGCAAGGACATCCGGTCATTGTGCAAGCAGGATCTTCAGAACCGGGTCAGCGGTTAGCCGCAAGAACGGCGGAAGTTGTTTTCGCACAACGTAGTGATTTGGAGAAAGCAAAGGAATTTTACAAAAACTTAAAATCCAAAATGTCAGACTATGGCCGTCATTCAGATGAACTTTCGATTTTAGTCGGCATTTCGCCCATTATTGGGGAGACGGAAGAATTGGCACAAAGAAAATTTGAGGAGCTGCAAAAGCTTGTTCATCCATACCAAGCCTTAAAATTCTTGTCAGGGTACATGGGAAATGTAGATTTTACAAAATATTCACTTGATACACCGGTAAAAGAAGTGGACCTTCCAGATGAAATAAATGGAATTCAGAGTCATTATGAAGAGATAAAACGAATTATTTACACAGAAGATTTAACAGTCGGTCAGCTTTACTCTCGTCTTTTCATCGGTGCAGGCAGGTTTGACAGTTTTGTCGGTACTCCGGAAAAGGTCGCAGCTGAAATGGAAAAATGGGTTACGGAAGAGGCGGCGGACGGCTTTATTCTTCAGTCACCGTTGTACCCGAGAGATTTAGAAGATTTCGTAAATCATGTCGTACCCATTCTTCAAGAACGCGGTCTATTTCGACGTGAATATGAAGGAGATACGTTGCGCGATCATTTAGGGCTTCAGAAGCCAATCAATCGTTATACGCAAGCAAGACAATCCAAATTAGCTAACAAATAA
- a CDS encoding methionine ABC transporter ATP-binding protein encodes MIEFRNISKIFKNENRTIEALKNINLTIKKGDIFGVIGFSGAGKSTLIRMVNLLEKPTSGQILVDGQDFSKLSEKELRQAKKKIGMIFQQFNLLGSKTVFDNVAMPLKLSKTPKSVIAKRVHELLNFVGLSDKANSYPNQLSGGQKQRVGIARALATNPSILLCDEPTSALDPQTTTSILQLLKRVNQKYNVTILIITHEMEVIKQICDRVAVMQDGEIIEEGTILDIFSNPKTETARNFVHSVLRDEIPPSIFNMIQSSDTFSKVYNIEFIGESSGKPILSQVAKSFAVDVNILFGSINELQGVPFGNLIVELQGEKEEISRAYDFIVQQKVRVNEVIRNGS; translated from the coding sequence GTGATTGAGTTTCGCAATATATCGAAAATTTTCAAAAATGAAAATCGAACGATCGAAGCGTTAAAAAATATCAATTTGACGATTAAGAAAGGGGACATTTTCGGCGTTATTGGCTTTAGTGGAGCGGGGAAAAGTACATTGATTCGAATGGTTAATTTGCTGGAAAAGCCCACCTCCGGACAAATTTTAGTCGATGGCCAAGATTTTTCGAAGTTATCAGAAAAAGAGTTGCGTCAAGCGAAAAAAAAGATCGGAATGATTTTTCAGCAATTTAATTTATTGGGGTCCAAAACCGTTTTTGACAATGTCGCAATGCCTCTTAAGCTTAGTAAAACACCTAAATCAGTGATTGCAAAGCGCGTTCATGAATTATTAAATTTTGTCGGTCTTTCTGATAAGGCGAACAGCTATCCGAATCAGTTATCAGGCGGTCAAAAGCAGCGTGTAGGCATCGCTCGTGCATTGGCTACAAATCCATCGATTCTCCTTTGTGATGAACCGACTTCGGCACTGGACCCGCAAACAACGACGTCGATTTTGCAGCTTTTAAAACGAGTAAATCAGAAATACAACGTGACGATTTTGATTATTACACACGAAATGGAAGTGATTAAGCAAATATGTGATCGTGTTGCCGTGATGCAGGACGGCGAGATCATTGAAGAAGGCACGATTTTAGATATTTTTTCCAACCCAAAAACTGAGACGGCACGCAATTTTGTTCATTCGGTTTTAAGAGACGAGATACCGCCTAGTATTTTTAATATGATTCAATCCAGCGATACATTTAGCAAAGTTTACAATATCGAATTTATTGGAGAAAGTTCAGGAAAGCCTATTTTATCGCAAGTGGCAAAATCATTCGCAGTGGATGTGAACATTTTGTTTGGCAGTATCAATGAGCTACAGGGAGTTCCATTTGGCAATTTGATCGTTGAGTTGCAGGGGGAAAAAGAAGAAATTTCTCGAGCCTATGATTTTATCGTTCAGCAAAAAGTGAGAGTGAATGAGGTGATTCGCAATGGAAGTTAG